From the genome of Pseudophryne corroboree isolate aPseCor3 chromosome 9, aPseCor3.hap2, whole genome shotgun sequence:
GAGAGCCTTGAGACGCACAGTTATCCTTTTAGTCTCCTAGAATGGCAATAAAGACTTATtttgcaaggaaaaaaagaggaagGCCCAGTTGTGCAATATCTCATATTtctgcagaatatccgcattaattAGCTAATCTAATCCTAACTGACACCTTTTTTTCTTTGATAGTCTGCCCCCATTCCTCTCACCCAGCAACAGCGTGACTCATTTTTGACAGCAGCGCACATAATTGTGTGCTCTTTGTATGTCTGCGGATCAGAGTTTACTGGTTCACATCTCCGCTGCAAATCAAAATCTCAAACAAGGTAGCTAAAATGAGGTGCTAAAGTAATTTTTGTTTTGTAGAACTTGGAAAAGCAGCATTCTGGGGCCTGGGTCGGTGTGCTCTTAAGCTCACGATTGTCACTTTAATGACTTTAAATAGAACATGAGTTAGCACGCTTTCGGGGTTTTGGGTCCCGCTCGTTCTTGTCTTTAGAACACATACAAGGTGAACATATTGTTTCTGACAGCCTCCGGAGACCGAGGCGGAAAACACTGTTGGATAAGCTGTAGATGACACAGTTGCAGAAACTATTGCTTATGGCCAACCAGGTGGTAATAAAGGATATGGCAGGATTCTCCAGTGCCCGCCAACTTTCCAACAAAAAGTATATGATGTATGGGAGCCACAGCACGTAGAACACGCTGGTTATGCGGAACAGAACCATAGCATATCGGCGGTCAGGGCTGTGACCAGGCCCGGCTTCTCCAGTTGACTCAGCTTCGTGGCTGGGAAAGCGGGCGCGACGGTCGCTGATTTCTTTGGTGTGCTGCCGGCAGATGCGGAATATGTGAAAGTATGTAAAACAAATAACCAGCGCTGCCGGAGCATAGAGCAGGCACACAATAAATGCAGTGAAGTAGGCACTGGTGTGCCATGCAACGGCACACCATTCAAATATGTCCCCATGGTAGCCAGGTTTACCCCAGCCAAAAAAAGATGGCAGGAAGATCAAACATGAATAAATCCAAATGAGGATGATGCAGAGGCGCAGCCTGCATGGTGTCACCAGCTGGTTATAGGAAAGAGGTTTGGTGATGGCCAGGTATCGATCCACACTGATGAAAGCTAAACAAGCCATGGAGACACTTTTTAgcacagaaatgatgtaaccaaacaCTTGACATGTTAGAGACTCATGGACCCCTGTAGAGTAGTGGAGGAGGGATAAAGTGGGAACCAGGCAACTGACTCCCACCAGCAAGTCTGCATACGCCATAGTCTGGATGAAATAACTGGTTGTATAATGGTGCAATAATGGAGCACAATGAAACACAAAGATGACAGTCAAGTTACCAGTAATTATCAAGAAGGTTAGCAGCACAATAATAGTGGTTTCCAGTATGCATATGTCCACTGAATTGTAGTGTCCAAAACCCAATGGGCAAGGGTGATAATCGGAGGTGTTTAAGTATTCACTTGTATTCAATGTCCTCCAATCAAGCATTTGTGACTGGTTCATGGTGTGGAATGTTGTCCAACAGGAATGGAATTCTGAAGCAAAGCTGCAGAGAACAGGCAGGAGAAGCCAGGCTTATAACTGGGTAAGAGACCCTCCACTTGTGAGCCTCAGGACTTCTTTTGGCAATCTCTTCCATCAGTGAGACTAGTTTCCACAGTCGCTCATGCTCGATCCATAAAGCTAGTGGCAGCTCCGAGTGCTCACTCACCTTTGCTTCTCCAGGGAAGGAGGCAGAGTAAAGGAAATGAACACGGCACCCAGGAGAGAGTGTGTGAAACTTAGTAAGTGAAAGGTTGCTGTCGGTGTCTTGCTCGGGCTCCTGGGATCCATTCTTAGCAAGCACAAAGAACGGCTGCTAAAGTGGACAGACTCTGTATCCTGAATCATTGGTGAAGgaaactaaaaataataataaaataaaaatagagaaaGGAAGAGACAAAGAGAAATACTAATGAAAAGCATTTCTGTGAATCATGTTCCTttttaaataagggggggggggtgttatggggTGGGGTAAAGGGCTGCCAGTTTAGTCTCCCGAGATAGTTTATCTTTAGACTTAAACATCTGAATAAGAGGGCGGGGAAGTCAAGGGGCATCTTAAAATATCTCAGCATCTCAAGCCAGAGTATCTAATTTAACTATTTAACAGATCCTTCTAAACCGTTGCAATATAATATCcaaagaccaaaaatgacagtctaTTCTTATTCTAGAACCACTGGTTCATTTTCTCCGTTAATTAGCGCTGTATTACAAGCTGCAGTCACCTTGTATGTTAAGTGTTCTTTCACCTATTAATGATTAAAAATGTCTTATAGCTGGAGGCGAGGAGAAATTGTACTATGCACATACAGCACAACTTAATTTGCAACACACAGGGAACACTACCACTGTAATAATGTTTAGATGAAGTCTTCTTTCAATTCAGCTTCCCTTTTGCAGATCCCCAGCTCAATGTGAGCACTGTGTATAAGCTCAGGAGCACACCCATTTCTATACATTGCATCTGAACGGATATTGCTGCTAACGAGGAGGATTGTGGAGAACTTGAAAATGAGACAAATTATTTAAGAAGAAGAATAAACTTCTACTGTCCCCTTTACAACTTGGGATAATAGTCCCAACATGTACAgtgatttattttctttttctcacacacatatatatatatatatatacacacacacatatatatatatacatacacacacacataagtatatatagaaatatatatatatatagctataagcATAAAAATATTTTTACCACTTTATAGAGAAGCCCACCCACTTCCATGGATGTTTCAACAGTAGGATAGCATAACCTGGCATTTCAATAGTTAAAAGGGGCAACTataacacttacacacacacatgtcatatatatatatatatatatatatatattacaagtcaGGCAGCGATCCCAAGCAAGAGAGTAACCAAGGTCATTTTGC
Proteins encoded in this window:
- the GPR52 gene encoding G-protein coupled receptor 52; its protein translation is MNQSQMLDWRTLNTSEYLNTSDYHPCPLGFGHYNSVDICILETTIIVLLTFLIITGNLTVIFVFHCAPLLHHYTTSYFIQTMAYADLLVGVSCLVPTLSLLHYSTGVHESLTCQVFGYIISVLKSVSMACLAFISVDRYLAITKPLSYNQLVTPCRLRLCIILIWIYSCLIFLPSFFGWGKPGYHGDIFEWCAVAWHTSAYFTAFIVCLLYAPAALVICFTYFHIFRICRQHTKEISDRRARFPSHEAESTGEAGPGHSPDRRYAMVLFRITSVFYVLWLPYIIYFLLESWRALENPAISFITTWLAISNSFCNCVIYSLSNSVFRLGLRRLSETICSPCMCSKDKNERDPKPRKRANSCSI